The following proteins are encoded in a genomic region of Gossypium hirsutum isolate 1008001.06 chromosome D05, Gossypium_hirsutum_v2.1, whole genome shotgun sequence:
- the LOC121217707 gene encoding putative methylesterase 14, chloroplastic isoform X1 — protein MGNSLICRTKKDAKDNGSKSKRMGKSQRKMLAEEEFLHKQALSMALHQHQLSQRFDGSMSRRIGSTSSRRHADPLANEKKLLESLEKIKFKKIVLLHGEGFGAWCWYKTIAQLEEVGLQPTALDLTGSGIDLTDTNTVTTLAEYSKPLIKYLENLPVDEKVILVGHSSGGACLSYALEHFPEKISKAIFLCATMVSNGQRPFDVFAEELGSAERFMKESQFLIYGNGKDKPPTGFMFEKQLMKGLYFNQSPTKDVALAMVSMRSTPLGPIMEELSLTPEKYGTGRRFYVQTLEDRALSPDVQEKLVRENPPEGVFKIKGSDHCPFFSKPQSLHKILIEIVQIP, from the exons ATGGGTAATAGCTTGATTTGCAGGACAAAGAAAGATGCTAAAGATAATGGATCGAAAAGCAAGAGGATGGGAAAGTCTCAAAGGAAAATGCTTGCAGAAGAAGAGTTTTTGCATAAGCAAGCTTTGTCTATGGCTCTTCATCAACACCAGTTGTCTCAGAGATTTGATGGATCCATGTCTAGGAGAATTGGCTCTACCAGCTCTAGAAGGCACGCTGATCCATTAGCTAATGAGAAAAAG CTACTGGAATCTCTTGAAAAgatcaagtttaaaaaaattgttcTGTTACATGGAGAAGGCTTTGGAGCTTGGTGTTGGTATAAAACGATTGCTCAGTTGGAGGAAGTAGGCCTTCAGCCTACTGCACTGGATCTCACAGGCTCTGGTATTGATCTGACGGATACAAACACAGTCACTACATTGGCCGAATATTCAAAACCATTGATTAAGTATCTAGAGAACCTTCCCGTAGATGAGAAG GTTATATTGGTAGGTCATAGCAGCGGAGGTGCTTGCCTTTCATATGCATTGGAGCATTTCCCGGAAAAGATCTCCAAAGCAATTTTCCTTTGTGCTACAATGGTGTCCAACGGTCAGAGACCTTTTGATGTGTTTGCCGAAGAG CTTGGTTCTGCTGAACGTTTCATGAAAGAGTCGCAGTTTTTGATTTATGGAAATGGCAAAGATAAGCCTCCTACAGGGTTCATGTTTGAGAAACAGCTGATGAAAGGGTTATATTTCAATCAATCGCCAACAAAG GATGTTGCTTTGGCCATGGTGTCCATGAGATCCACCCCACTAGGTCCTATCATGGAGGAACTGTCATTGACCCCCGAGAAGTACGGAACTGGGCGGCGGTTCTACGTTCAGACATTGGAGGATCGTGCTCTTTCGCCGGATGTGCAAGAAAAGCTAGTAAGAGAAAATCCACCTGAAGGAGTTTTTAAGATCAAAGGGAGTGATCACTGCCCATTCTTCTCAAAGCCACAGTCACTTCACAAGATTTTAATAGAAATTGTTCAAATTCCTTAG
- the LOC107906147 gene encoding uncharacterized protein isoform X1 encodes MLDRAFSARRTQPHSLFDVPTSSAVSDVSPDAESADLLADESKTKKPHLYVLASNYMSGLGLVKSPCLCLSLCLLLIVFILFSLMLNSRSFVCLSSYDPISRASFFGLDGLDSDFGSLGVPWCRSKQGKTVEWTSKDLVKGLEEFVPIYETRPIKNNMHGMGFDHSFGLWFIVQWLRPDIMIESGAFKGHSTWVMRQAMPDTPIISLTPRHPEKYLKKGPAYVDENCTYFAGKDFVDFGSVDWERVLKKHGISDFSKVLVFFDDHQNELKRLKQALKAGFNHLIFEDNYDTGTGDHYSLRQICDQFYIRGGGHSCFKDSDEARIRSKRKKFWEKAVDIDELCGPHEAWWGVRGELRDNFNHNNTPISYGEHFQNSRFVELILDVYWELPPAAGPSLTHQTRYDPARAPTPIVEDGRYRMFKRLGLDRLERSVFNGYTQMVYLQISKPET; translated from the exons ATGCTGGACAGAGCCTTCTCCGCTCGCCGCACTCAACCTCACTCCCTCTTCGACGTCCCCACCTCCTCCGCCGTTTCCGATGTCTCTCCCGACGCCGAATCCGCTGACTTACTCGCTGACGAGTCCAAAACCAAGAAACCACACCTCTACGTCTTGGCCTCCAATTATATGTCGGGCTTGGGACTCGTCAAATCGCCGTGCCTCTGCCTCTCACTCTGTCTTCTTTTGATCGTTTTCATACTTTTCTCTTTGATGCTTAACTCTCGCTCCTTCGTTTGCCTTTCGTCCTATGACCCGATATCTCGTGCCAGTTTCTTTGGTCTCGATGGGCTCGATTCCGATTTCGGATCCCTCGGTGTTCCTTGGT GCAGATCGAAacaaggaaaaacagttgaatgGACATCCAAAGATTTAGTCAAGGGCTTGGAGGAGTTTGTACCAATATATGAAACACGTCCAATAAAAAATAACATGCATGGAATGGGTTTTGACCACAGCTTTGGGCTTTGGTTCATTGTGCAATGGCTGAGACCGGATATAATGATTGAGAGTGGTGCTTTCAAGGGACATTCCACTTGGGTTATGCGGCAAGCAATGCCTGACACACCAATTATCTCACTCACACCCCGGCATCCTGAGAAGTACTTGAAAAAGGGGCCTGCTTATGTTGATGAAAATTGCACTTACTTTGCTGGAAAAGATTTTGTGGATTTTGGAAGTGTTGATTGGGAGAGGGTGCTGAAGAAACATGGAATTTCTGATTTCAGCAAGGTTCTTGTCTTCTTTGACGATCATCAAAATGAATTGAAAAG GCTGAAGCAGGCATTGAAAGCTGGCTTTAACCATCTTATTTTTGAAGACAATTATGATACTGGAACTGGAGATCACTATTCGTTGAGGCAGATATGTGACCAGTTCTACATTAGAG GAGGTGGTCATAGCTGCTTCAAGGACAGTGATGAAGCTAGGATTAgatcaaaaagaaagaaattctGGGAGAAGGCTGTGGATATAGATGAACTATGTGGGCCACATGAAGCATGGTGGGGTGTTAGAGGAGAGTTGCGGGATAACTTTAACCACAATAACACCCCGATCTCTTATGGCGAACATTTTCAGAATAGCAGGTTTGTTGAGTTGATTCTTGACGTCTACTGGGAGCTACCACCAGCAGCTGGTCCTTCCCTCACCCACCAAACTCGCTACGATCCTGCTCGTGCACCTACACCTATTGTTGAAGATGGCCGGTATCGAATGTTTAAGCGGCTCGGTTTAGACAGGCTTGAGAGATCTGTATTTAATGGATATACGCAGATGGTGTATCTGCAAATTTCCAAACCAGAAACTTGA
- the LOC121217707 gene encoding putative methylesterase 14, chloroplastic isoform X2 has translation MGNSLICRTKKDAKDNGSKSKRMGKSQRKMLAEEEFLHKQALSMALHQHQLSQRFDGSMSRRIGSTSSRRHADPLANEKKLLESLEKIKFKKIVLLHGEGFGAWCWYKTIAQLEEVGLQPTALDLTGSGIDLTDTNTVTTLAEYSKPLIKYLENLPVDEKVILVGHSSGGACLSYALEHFPEKISKAIFLCATMVSNGQRPFDVFAEELGSAERFMKESQFLIYGNGKDKPPTGFMFEKQLMKGLYFNQSPTKVLSPAYRKDMFQHGIFVPSRMLLWPWCP, from the exons ATGGGTAATAGCTTGATTTGCAGGACAAAGAAAGATGCTAAAGATAATGGATCGAAAAGCAAGAGGATGGGAAAGTCTCAAAGGAAAATGCTTGCAGAAGAAGAGTTTTTGCATAAGCAAGCTTTGTCTATGGCTCTTCATCAACACCAGTTGTCTCAGAGATTTGATGGATCCATGTCTAGGAGAATTGGCTCTACCAGCTCTAGAAGGCACGCTGATCCATTAGCTAATGAGAAAAAG CTACTGGAATCTCTTGAAAAgatcaagtttaaaaaaattgttcTGTTACATGGAGAAGGCTTTGGAGCTTGGTGTTGGTATAAAACGATTGCTCAGTTGGAGGAAGTAGGCCTTCAGCCTACTGCACTGGATCTCACAGGCTCTGGTATTGATCTGACGGATACAAACACAGTCACTACATTGGCCGAATATTCAAAACCATTGATTAAGTATCTAGAGAACCTTCCCGTAGATGAGAAG GTTATATTGGTAGGTCATAGCAGCGGAGGTGCTTGCCTTTCATATGCATTGGAGCATTTCCCGGAAAAGATCTCCAAAGCAATTTTCCTTTGTGCTACAATGGTGTCCAACGGTCAGAGACCTTTTGATGTGTTTGCCGAAGAG CTTGGTTCTGCTGAACGTTTCATGAAAGAGTCGCAGTTTTTGATTTATGGAAATGGCAAAGATAAGCCTCCTACAGGGTTCATGTTTGAGAAACAGCTGATGAAAGGGTTATATTTCAATCAATCGCCAACAAAG GTATTGTCCCCTGCTTACAGAAAAGATATGTTTCAACATGGTATTTTTGTTCCTTCCAGGATGTTGCTTTGGCCATGGTGTCCATGA
- the LOC107906147 gene encoding uncharacterized protein isoform X2 → MHGMGFDHSFGLWFIVQWLRPDIMIESGAFKGHSTWVMRQAMPDTPIISLTPRHPEKYLKKGPAYVDENCTYFAGKDFVDFGSVDWERVLKKHGISDFSKVLVFFDDHQNELKRLKQALKAGFNHLIFEDNYDTGTGDHYSLRQICDQFYIRGGGHSCFKDSDEARIRSKRKKFWEKAVDIDELCGPHEAWWGVRGELRDNFNHNNTPISYGEHFQNSRFVELILDVYWELPPAAGPSLTHQTRYDPARAPTPIVEDGRYRMFKRLGLDRLERSVFNGYTQMVYLQISKPET, encoded by the exons ATGCATGGAATGGGTTTTGACCACAGCTTTGGGCTTTGGTTCATTGTGCAATGGCTGAGACCGGATATAATGATTGAGAGTGGTGCTTTCAAGGGACATTCCACTTGGGTTATGCGGCAAGCAATGCCTGACACACCAATTATCTCACTCACACCCCGGCATCCTGAGAAGTACTTGAAAAAGGGGCCTGCTTATGTTGATGAAAATTGCACTTACTTTGCTGGAAAAGATTTTGTGGATTTTGGAAGTGTTGATTGGGAGAGGGTGCTGAAGAAACATGGAATTTCTGATTTCAGCAAGGTTCTTGTCTTCTTTGACGATCATCAAAATGAATTGAAAAG GCTGAAGCAGGCATTGAAAGCTGGCTTTAACCATCTTATTTTTGAAGACAATTATGATACTGGAACTGGAGATCACTATTCGTTGAGGCAGATATGTGACCAGTTCTACATTAGAG GAGGTGGTCATAGCTGCTTCAAGGACAGTGATGAAGCTAGGATTAgatcaaaaagaaagaaattctGGGAGAAGGCTGTGGATATAGATGAACTATGTGGGCCACATGAAGCATGGTGGGGTGTTAGAGGAGAGTTGCGGGATAACTTTAACCACAATAACACCCCGATCTCTTATGGCGAACATTTTCAGAATAGCAGGTTTGTTGAGTTGATTCTTGACGTCTACTGGGAGCTACCACCAGCAGCTGGTCCTTCCCTCACCCACCAAACTCGCTACGATCCTGCTCGTGCACCTACACCTATTGTTGAAGATGGCCGGTATCGAATGTTTAAGCGGCTCGGTTTAGACAGGCTTGAGAGATCTGTATTTAATGGATATACGCAGATGGTGTATCTGCAAATTTCCAAACCAGAAACTTGA